In Candidatus Electrothrix scaldis, the genomic window CTTGAATTGCAGCCCCTAATGCAGTTCCTGAGTCCCATGAAGATGGGTGGATATAAATATGGTCGATGAGACCTGACCTCAGTAATGTGCCATTCATGGCACAATTAAGAGCGACTCCTCCTGATACACATACATTTCGCGATGTCGTTTTTTGAACGGTCCACTCAAGCATCCGCAAAACGACCTTTTCAAGAGATGCTTGAGCTGTGGCGGCAATATCCTGACTCGTTTTGCTCATAGGGTTATGGGGATCGACAACATGACCAACCCATCGCCGGTAGCGACGGTATTTTTCTCTGTTAACTGAGGGAATGGGTGTATCCCATTCAATAAAAGGCAGTCCTTGTGGATCAGGAGTGCCGAAGGATGCCAGCCCCATGACTTTATACTCGTCAGCATGGGGTTGAAAACCCAGAAGCCGGGTTATCCTTGAAAAAACATGACCCAAGCTGTTGGAATTGCTGATTTCATGATAGTTTTTTATATTTGTTCCTTCGGCATAGCCAAGAAAACCGGCATTCTTTCCGCCAGAGCCATCCAAAGAGAGGATATTGGCATGTTCAAACCCGGAACTATAAAAGGCTGTATTCACATGCGAAAGATGGTGATTAATAAAGAAGGGCTTTTTTTCAGAGATATGTCTGGGAATTTTGAACATATGTCTTGTAAGGTGCATCGTAAAGAATCCGGCTGTCAAAACACCATACACAATAGGCTGACCGGTCAAATTAGGAATGATATTTTTCAAAAATTTATCGAATCCCACAGCGACATAATCAACATCCTGCCATGTTATTCCAGCCTTTTCCAAACAAAATATTATCGCCTGCTTTGGGAACATTCTCGGAGCAAACTTAATACGGGCAAAACGCTCTTCTTCTGCCATCGCAACAAGTCGTCCATCAATGAGCAGGCAGGCTCCATTATCCTGCGAAATAGGGTGGGTTATACCAAGGATAACCGTCATAATTTCCTCCTGTTGTCAGTCATTTCTCTCAGAGATGTGACCGCTGGCTTTTTCCCTTACGTTTTAACATATTGGTGACATGTCTGTGTGCTAGCATGAATAACACACTAAAACTATATCGAATGTCACCTGGGGTTCTAAATTTTGGCAGCAAACAATTGACAAATTTTTTTGGGTGGAGATAAAATGAAACCTTATGCAAGAGCCACCCCTGTGAAGCATTGAGTTGAATGGCATTCAATTCGTCCGCCGTGATTTCAAGAGTATCATGCCAAGCCCCGAAAATAAACGACCCTTTCATACTCTCTTTTTCTAAAAGTTGCTCTTTGTGGTAGATGTCATATAATTCGGTTCCAATATAGGGTTGAGCCACAAAAAAATGAGCGAAGTCAAGTTGAGAGCTATAGGCAAATGCAACAGTTTCCATGATTTGTTCACGTGTTTCATAAGGGAAACCGATAATGAAGAATGCGCCTGTCCAATAGCCGAGTGTGTTGGCTTTTCGAACCAATCTGCTGACCTGATCTAAATCGACATTTTTTTGAATAAATTTAATAGTTTCAGCGTTGCCGCTTTCAACCGGCATCGTGAGTTTGTAAAATCCGGCCTGACGCATCTTGACAAGCAATTGCTCGTCATCTACCAACCAAATGCTTAAGCCAGCGATATTGCTAAATGCAATGTCTAATTTTCTGTCAATGAAATA contains:
- a CDS encoding carbamoyltransferase C-terminal domain-containing protein, translating into MTVILGITHPISQDNGACLLIDGRLVAMAEEERFARIKFAPRMFPKQAIIFCLEKAGITWQDVDYVAVGFDKFLKNIIPNLTGQPIVYGVLTAGFFTMHLTRHMFKIPRHISEKKPFFINHHLSHVNTAFYSSGFEHANILSLDGSGGKNAGFLGYAEGTNIKNYHEISNSNSLGHVFSRITRLLGFQPHADEYKVMGLASFGTPDPQGLPFIEWDTPIPSVNREKYRRYRRWVGHVVDPHNPMSKTSQDIAATAQASLEKVVLRMLEWTVQKTTSRNVCVSGGVALNCAMNGTLLRSGLIDHIYIHPSSWDSGTALGAAIQVHLDKKGEKPDIGFTHPYWGPEYHHDDIEAALVKCNVSKYRYVENVCKETANMLAANKIIGWFQGRLEVGPRALGHRSILANPKNPDMKDQINIKVKGREPWRPFAPSILEEYAPAYLENFFHSPYMTLTFQVKPEKIHEMVSATHVDGTARPQTVSQAVNLRFWTLIDEFRKLTGVPVLLNTSFNLSDEPIVCSPEDALRTFYRCGMDCLVLGNYIVEKTEHDYNGAPLLQKQSYNR